In Nonomuraea sp. NBC_00507, the following are encoded in one genomic region:
- a CDS encoding sensor histidine kinase, producing the protein MLIRTAILLAGAVAGMVAAVAAARFPGYSPAAGSPVAVAAHLVAGGSLVVAAVPGARRRPGAAFRVLLGAAGVCWMLTGWTNPEIAVSAAFAAGLLLSPAVPVLTAHALLSYASSTRTRLMIAGYAGFALVAVGSGVLSDPRGSGCGTCPVNPLAIWHLPGAALWSIRAGMLMAAISMIGVAVVLCERLARASVARRRRLASLLVPGVAYLVAAAAAYGLALPAGYVSTAPPDTILWYAQAAALTAIALGTGVHWARLRRTRARLAALVVETAGSPPPGGLSDALARTLGDPGLRVYYPLDDGRLVDADGTPATPAREAAITRLTRGGALVALLAHRHSLFDDENQDESQIGALSAATRLALENERLRAHTRARLADLRASQTRIVQAGDAERRRLERDLHDGAQQRVVALSLSIRLARLRCPDAGRAALLEEAEAEVRAAVADLRAVAHGLYPGVLSSEGLAAAVDALADEFPLAAEGLSGRRYEPSVEAAAYLVVAESLKRGRPGEARLRAMESGDLLRLEIHLDGPLGDGLDDLRDRVGALDGTLEVLPLDGGETLIRVGLPATPCTPGTASV; encoded by the coding sequence ATGCTCATCCGGACGGCGATCCTCCTGGCGGGAGCGGTGGCCGGCATGGTCGCGGCGGTGGCTGCGGCGCGCTTCCCCGGCTATTCCCCCGCGGCCGGCTCCCCTGTGGCCGTGGCGGCGCACCTGGTGGCGGGCGGGTCCCTGGTCGTGGCGGCCGTGCCGGGCGCGCGCCGGCGGCCGGGCGCCGCGTTCCGCGTTCTCCTGGGCGCCGCGGGCGTCTGCTGGATGCTCACCGGCTGGACCAATCCCGAGATCGCGGTATCGGCGGCCTTCGCCGCCGGGCTCCTGCTCTCCCCGGCGGTCCCGGTGCTGACCGCCCATGCCCTGCTCTCCTACGCCTCGTCCACGAGGACGAGGCTGATGATCGCGGGGTATGCCGGGTTCGCGCTGGTGGCGGTGGGGAGCGGCGTGCTGTCCGATCCTCGCGGGTCGGGCTGCGGCACCTGTCCAGTCAACCCGCTGGCGATCTGGCACCTCCCCGGCGCGGCGCTGTGGTCGATACGCGCGGGCATGCTGATGGCCGCCATCAGCATGATCGGCGTGGCCGTGGTGCTGTGCGAGCGGCTCGCCCGCGCCTCGGTGGCGCGCCGCCGCAGGCTCGCGTCGCTGCTGGTTCCGGGGGTGGCCTACCTCGTCGCGGCCGCGGCGGCGTACGGGCTGGCCCTTCCCGCCGGGTACGTGAGCACCGCCCCGCCCGACACGATCCTCTGGTACGCCCAGGCCGCGGCGCTCACCGCGATCGCGCTGGGCACCGGCGTGCACTGGGCACGGCTGCGCAGGACCCGGGCCCGGCTCGCGGCGCTGGTCGTGGAGACCGCCGGGTCGCCCCCGCCCGGCGGGCTGAGCGACGCCCTGGCCCGCACGCTGGGCGATCCGGGCCTGCGGGTGTACTACCCGCTGGACGACGGCCGCCTGGTGGACGCCGACGGGACCCCCGCCACGCCCGCTCGGGAGGCCGCGATCACCAGGCTGACGCGCGGCGGCGCCCTGGTGGCGCTCCTGGCCCACCGGCACAGCCTGTTCGACGACGAGAACCAGGACGAGAGCCAGATCGGCGCCCTCAGCGCCGCCACGAGACTGGCGCTGGAGAACGAGCGCCTGCGGGCCCACACCCGCGCGCGGCTGGCCGACCTACGTGCCTCACAGACCAGGATCGTGCAGGCGGGCGACGCGGAGCGCCGACGGCTGGAGCGCGACCTGCACGACGGTGCCCAGCAGCGGGTGGTGGCGCTGTCCTTGTCCATCCGCCTGGCCCGGCTGCGCTGCCCCGACGCGGGTCGCGCCGCCCTGTTGGAGGAGGCGGAGGCCGAGGTACGGGCGGCGGTGGCGGACCTGAGGGCCGTGGCCCATGGCCTGTATCCGGGCGTGCTGTCGAGCGAAGGGCTGGCCGCGGCCGTGGACGCGCTGGCCGACGAGTTCCCACTGGCGGCGGAAGGGCTGAGCGGGCGCAGGTACGAGCCTTCGGTGGAGGCTGCGGCGTACCTGGTGGTCGCGGAGAGCCTGAAGCGGGGCCGGCCCGGCGAGGCGCGGCTGCGCGCCATGGAGTCCGGTGACCTCCTCCGGCTGGAGATCCACCTCGACGGCCCGCTGGGCGATGGGCTGGACGACTTGCGCGACCGCGTCGGCGCCCTGGACGGCACCCTGGAGGTCCTCCCGCTGGACGGCGGCGAGACGCTGATCCGGGTCGGCTTGCCCGCAACCCCCTGTACGCCGGGCACTGCGAGTGTGTAG
- a CDS encoding sensor histidine kinase, producing the protein MRLRSGPAGRVSRRAVVAAAVCAVPLAVLRSPSWADALVGAVLVGVGVAERRRAAGTVAAVTGLAWFAGGFGDGLVLLHRGPLVHWLVAYPRGWPRWRWSQAVVVVAYGQALAQPFAAAGWIPQAALDWVTLALAVAVPVVTQRSIALPAAAVVMFVLAGGAAARITGSHGLDDAALPAYQVALAGAAVLLYVLGRRTPLTGLVVELGDVAESAGIRDTLARTLGDPSLRLAYWVPSGPGEGRYADEAGLPVELTGAVTVLEDRGRKIAAISHDPAVLDDPALVRTAAALASLALENARLQTEVQERIAELESSRRRIVTAVDEERRRLERRLHDGVERRLDRVAAIVGEAASRPAELAEIAACRAELRAFARGVHPRALAESGLAGALAELCQPRPHVELSVEQGVRPPPAVEACAYFVCSEALANAAKHAQASYVRVTVTRDLPAGGRDGMGGAVLLEVADDGVGGADPALGSGLRGLADRVEALGGTLAVSSPPRAGTRLTARIPCG; encoded by the coding sequence GTGCGGCTCCGCAGTGGCCCGGCTGGTCGGGTGAGCCGGCGGGCGGTGGTGGCGGCGGCTGTGTGCGCCGTGCCCCTCGCCGTTCTGCGCAGTCCGTCGTGGGCCGACGCCTTGGTGGGTGCGGTGCTGGTCGGGGTAGGTGTGGCCGAGCGGCGCAGGGCTGCGGGGACGGTGGCGGCGGTCACGGGGCTGGCCTGGTTCGCGGGCGGGTTCGGCGACGGCCTGGTCCTGCTGCACAGGGGGCCGCTGGTGCACTGGCTGGTCGCGTACCCGCGTGGATGGCCGCGGTGGCGCTGGTCGCAGGCGGTGGTCGTCGTGGCGTACGGGCAGGCACTCGCCCAGCCGTTCGCCGCCGCCGGGTGGATTCCGCAGGCTGCGCTCGACTGGGTCACGCTCGCTCTCGCGGTCGCCGTTCCGGTCGTGACGCAGCGCTCGATCGCGCTGCCGGCCGCCGCGGTGGTCATGTTCGTCCTGGCGGGCGGGGCCGCGGCGCGGATCACCGGCTCCCACGGGCTGGACGACGCGGCGCTCCCGGCCTACCAGGTCGCGCTCGCGGGGGCGGCGGTCCTGCTGTATGTGCTCGGCCGTCGCACGCCGCTGACCGGCCTGGTCGTGGAGCTGGGCGACGTGGCGGAGTCGGCCGGCATACGGGACACGCTCGCCCGTACGCTGGGCGATCCGTCGCTTCGGCTGGCGTACTGGGTGCCGTCGGGGCCCGGTGAGGGACGGTACGCGGACGAGGCCGGGCTGCCCGTCGAGCTCACCGGCGCCGTCACGGTGCTGGAGGACCGGGGGCGGAAGATCGCGGCGATCTCCCACGACCCCGCCGTCCTGGACGATCCGGCCCTCGTACGCACCGCCGCCGCGCTCGCCTCCCTCGCGCTGGAGAACGCCCGGCTGCAGACGGAGGTACAGGAGCGGATCGCGGAGCTGGAGTCCTCGCGGCGCAGGATCGTCACCGCCGTGGACGAGGAGCGACGGCGGCTCGAGCGGCGGCTCCACGATGGCGTCGAACGCCGCCTCGACCGCGTGGCGGCCATCGTCGGCGAGGCCGCCTCGCGGCCCGCCGAGCTGGCCGAGATCGCGGCCTGCCGGGCGGAGTTACGGGCCTTCGCCCGGGGCGTGCATCCGCGCGCCCTGGCGGAGTCCGGCCTCGCGGGCGCCCTGGCCGAGCTGTGCCAGCCCAGGCCGCACGTGGAGTTGTCCGTGGAGCAGGGGGTACGGCCGCCACCCGCCGTGGAAGCGTGCGCGTACTTCGTCTGTTCCGAAGCGCTGGCCAACGCGGCCAAGCACGCCCAGGCCTCGTATGTCCGCGTCACCGTGACCCGAGACCTGCCCGCCGGCGGCCGGGACGGCATGGGCGGCGCGGTGCTGCTGGAAGTGGCCGACGACGGCGTGGGAGGCGCGGACCCCGCCCTGGGCTCGGGGCTCCGCGGGCTGGCCGACAGGGTGGAGGCCCTCGGCGGCACGCTCGCGGTGAGCAGCCCTCCGAGGGCCGGTACGCGCCTCACAGCACGCATCCCGTGCGGCTGA
- a CDS encoding response regulator gives MFDDDGRATIGIVRDRILIVDDHAPFRSAARALLTEEGFQIVGEAADGRAALDAARLLRPDIVLLDINLPDLDGFEVARRLAEAAEDDGDSPAIVLISSRAASAARIARSAARGFIPKDELCGSAVARLVG, from the coding sequence ATGTTCGATGACGACGGGCGTGCGACGATCGGGATCGTGCGCGACCGCATCCTCATCGTGGACGATCACGCGCCGTTCCGATCGGCCGCCCGCGCCCTCCTGACCGAGGAGGGCTTCCAGATCGTGGGCGAGGCCGCGGACGGGAGGGCGGCGCTGGACGCCGCCCGGCTGCTGCGGCCCGACATCGTGCTGCTGGACATCAACCTTCCCGACCTCGACGGTTTCGAGGTCGCGCGCAGGCTCGCCGAGGCGGCCGAGGATGACGGCGACTCCCCGGCGATCGTGCTGATCTCCAGCCGGGCGGCCAGTGCCGCGCGGATCGCGCGGAGTGCTGCGCGGGGCTTCATCCCGAAGGACGAGCTGTGCGGCTCCGCAGTGGCCCGGCTGGTCGGGTGA
- a CDS encoding LuxR C-terminal-related transcriptional regulator — protein MPFVGRTAERDAIRAALRDSQGILVAGETGSGRTRLLTEALAAFHDRQWTVRRVTGIGTEVPFAAFAHLLPHTLARPPAPGAAAGPGNPLGRAAGAVVGDAPLVLAVDDAHLLDPWSAALVAYLVRHHGARAAVTAPAGGVIPWPIASLWKDGLLSRLVLEPLSLADSTRLVAALLDGPVEGLTARRLWHATRGNVGYLVEIVSSGGFEMVGGRWRQEQLVIGEPLREAVRTRMGELDPVEREVLELVAVGGPLDLARLVALTSPEAVERVEARGLITVRADVDGPRVRLAHTLYAHVVRGWLGLLGQRNRIGRIARDGTPHGTGGDGLSVREREVAQLASWHLTNKEIAGWLALSPRTVANHLCHVYAKLGVNDRAELGPLLV, from the coding sequence ATGCCCTTCGTCGGACGTACGGCGGAGCGCGACGCGATCCGCGCGGCGCTGCGGGACAGCCAGGGGATCCTGGTCGCCGGGGAGACGGGCTCGGGACGGACTCGGCTGCTCACCGAGGCCTTGGCCGCGTTTCACGATCGTCAGTGGACGGTTCGCCGGGTGACGGGAATCGGGACCGAGGTGCCCTTCGCGGCCTTCGCTCACCTGCTGCCCCATACCCTGGCCCGCCCACCGGCCCCCGGTGCGGCGGCGGGTCCCGGCAATCCGCTCGGCCGGGCGGCGGGGGCCGTGGTGGGTGATGCGCCGCTCGTGCTGGCCGTGGACGACGCCCATCTGCTGGATCCCTGGTCGGCGGCGTTGGTGGCGTACCTCGTCCGGCATCACGGCGCCCGCGCGGCGGTCACCGCGCCGGCCGGGGGCGTGATTCCGTGGCCGATCGCCTCGTTGTGGAAGGACGGTCTGCTCTCCCGGCTCGTTCTGGAGCCGCTCTCGTTGGCCGACAGCACGCGCCTGGTGGCGGCGCTGCTCGACGGCCCGGTGGAGGGGCTGACAGCGCGGCGGCTGTGGCACGCCACCCGCGGCAACGTGGGATACCTGGTCGAGATCGTCTCCTCCGGGGGCTTCGAGATGGTGGGCGGGAGATGGCGGCAGGAGCAGCTGGTGATCGGGGAGCCGCTGCGCGAGGCCGTGCGGACGCGGATGGGCGAGCTCGATCCGGTGGAGCGCGAGGTGCTGGAGTTGGTGGCCGTGGGAGGACCGCTCGATCTGGCCAGGTTGGTGGCGCTGACCTCGCCGGAAGCGGTCGAGCGCGTGGAGGCGCGCGGTCTGATCACAGTACGGGCGGACGTGGACGGTCCCCGGGTGCGGCTGGCCCACACGCTGTACGCCCACGTGGTACGGGGCTGGCTCGGTCTGCTGGGGCAGCGTAACCGCATCGGGCGGATCGCCCGCGACGGCACGCCGCACGGGACGGGGGGTGACGGGCTGAGCGTCCGGGAGCGGGAGGTGGCCCAGCTGGCGTCATGGCATCTGACGAACAAAGAGATCGCCGGATGGCTGGCGCTGTCGCCGCGTACGGTTGCCAACCACCTCTGCCATGTCTACGCCAAGCTGGGCGTCAATGATCGTGCCGAGCTGGGCCCGCTCCTCGTGTGA